A window from Anser cygnoides isolate HZ-2024a breed goose chromosome 1, Taihu_goose_T2T_genome, whole genome shotgun sequence encodes these proteins:
- the C1H11orf97 gene encoding uncharacterized protein C11orf97 homolog isoform X1 has translation MEGPHRPFSQVPGSCLASLPWLSPPFESSSAPLLGKKFVYVEPSRRVKEILQEELYFQKEEYHIKHPAAVALEGIWSLKKNFSIGGLKPASQNRNGLLLQPQFYSRHAGMKTTVELTAVSTEWFNHGSPICVYCTEKSVWSLGHRATAWAG, from the exons ATGGAGGGACCCCATCGCCCCTTCTCCCAGGTGCCCGGCAGTTGCCTTGCCTCGCTGCCATGGCTTTCACCTCCCTTTGAATCCTCCAGTGCTCCCCTTTTAG GGAAGAAATTTGTATATGTTGAGCCATCTAGGAGAGTTAAGGAAATCCTTCAAGAAgagctttattttcagaaagaagaataCCACATTAAACATCCAGCTGCAG TGGCTCTGGAAGGAATTTGGAGTCTGAAAAAGAATTTCTCCATTGGAGGCCTGAAACCAGCATCTCAGAACAGAAATGGTTTACTCTTACAGCCTCAGTTCTACTCAAGGCATGCAGGAATGAAAA CAACAGTGGAGCTTACTGCCGTTTCCACGGAGTGGTTCAACCACGGATCTCCCATTTGCGTATACTGTACCGAGAAGTCTGTGTGGTCCTTGGGCCACAGAGCGACAGCCTGGGCTGGTTGA
- the MRE11 gene encoding double-strand break repair protein MRE11 isoform X2, with product MGDRPIHFEILSDQAVNFQYSKFPWVNYQDGNLNISIPIFSIHGNHDDPTGADALCALDILSCAGLVNHFGRSASVEKIDISPILLRKGGTKIALYGLGAIPDERLYRMFVNKQVTMLRPKEDEDSWFNLFVIHQNRSKHGATNYIPEQFLDDFINLVVWGHEHECKIAPVPNEQQNFYVSQPGSAVVTSLSPGEAVKKHIGLLHVKGKKMKMHKIALETVRTFYMEDVVLADHPDLFNPDNPKVTQAIQAFCMEKVEMMLDNAERERLGNPRQPEKPLIRLRVDYTGGFEPFSIFRFSQKYVDKVANPKDIIHFFRRREQKAKNGSNINFGDLVSRPVSDGMTLRVEDLVKQYFQTAEKKVQLSLLTERGMGEAVQEFVDKEEKDAIEELVKFQLEKTQRFLKERHIDAVEEKIDEEVRKFRECRRKNAEEEDEEVREAMTRARAHRSEDAVLVSASSDEELMDTGAKASGDSDDDLPATVTRGRGRGRGRARGARGQNSTVRGSSRRGRGNTSQESATSSRTYKSVPAKNKSIMDAFKSLKTEPFQNSSKSFSEDIIDDDSDLEDIRITPSSKVNQRFSTTSSFSKRGSQSQTTSRGVDFESDEDDPFQSATTSRRNR from the exons ATGGGTGATCGTCCTATTCACTTTGAGATTTTAAGTGATCAGGCAGTTAATTTTCAATACAGCAA GTTTCCATGGGTGAACTACCAAGATGGAAATCTCAACATTTCTATTCCGATTTTTAGTATTCATGGCAATCACGATGATCCAACAGGG GCAGATGCACTGTGTGCATTGGATATTTTAAGCTGTGCAGGATTGGTGAATCACTTCGGGCGTTCAGCTTCTGTGGAGAAAATAGATATTAGCCCCATTTTATTGCGTAAGGGTGGAACAAAAATTGCTCTGTATGGCTTAG GAGCCATTCCAGACGAGAGGTTGTATCGTATGTTTGTCAATAAACAAGTAACCATGCTGAGACCAAAGGAAGATGAGGACAGTTGGTTTAACTTGTTTGTGATTCATCAAAACAG GAGCAAACATGGAGCCACCAACTACATTCCAGAGCAGTTTTTGGATGACTTTATTAATCTTGTTGTGTGGGGTCATGAACATGAGTGTAAAATAGCTCCAGTCCCAAATGAACAGCAAAATTTCTATGTTTCTCAGCCGGGAAGTGCGGTGGTGACATCTCTGTCCCCTGGAGAAGCTgtgaagaa ACACATCGGTTTGCTGCatgttaaagggaaaaaaatgaaaatgcacaaGATTGCTCTAGAAACAGTGCGAACATTCTACATGGAGGATGTTGTCCTAGCTGATCATCCAGATCTTTTTAATCCTGACAATCCTAAAGTAACTCAGGCAATACAAGCATTCTGCATGGAAAAG GTTGAAATGATGCTGGATAACGCAGAAAGAGAACGCCTAGGAAATCCACGCCAGCCGGAAAAGCCTCTCATAAGATTACGA GTTGATTATACAGGTGGCTTTGAGCCATTCAGCATCTTTCGTTTTAGCCAGAAGTACGTGGATAAGGTGGCTAACCCAAAAGACATCATACACTTCTTCAGACGTCgtgagcaaaaagcaaaaaatg gaAGCAATATTAATTTTGGAGACCTGGTCAGCAGACCTGTTTCTGATGGGATGACACTGAGAGTGGAAGACCTCgtaaagcagtattttcagaCAGCAGAGAAG AAAGTACAGCTTTCACTTCTAACGGAAAGAGGAATGGGAGAAGCAGTGCAGGAGTTTGTGGACAAAGAGGAGAAAGATGCTATAGAAGAGCTTGTGAAATTTCAACTAGAAAAAACACAGAGGTTTCTTAAGGAGCGTCACATTGatgcagtggaagaaaaaatagatgagGAG GTGCGAAAATTTAGGGAGTGTAGAAGAAAAAACGCcgaagaggaggatgaggaagtTCGTGAG GCAATGACCAGGGCTAGAGCTCACAGATCTGAAGACGCGGTTCTTGTGTCAGCCTCCAGTGATGAAGAGCTCATGGATACAGGGGCGAAGGCCTCCGGTGATTCAGATGATGACCTTCCTGCAACAGTGACTCGAGGAAGGGGTCGGGGGAGAGGTAGGGCAAGAGGTGCAAGAGGACAAAATTCAACAGTAAGAGGGTCGTCTCGAAGGGGAAGAG GAAACACTAGCCAAGAGTCAGCTACTAGCAGCAGAACCTACAAGTCTGTCCCTGCCAAGAATAAGTCGATCATGGATG cCTTTAAGTCTTTGAAAACAGAGCCCTTCCAGAATTCATCTAAATCTTTCTCTGAG GATATTATAGATGATGACTCAGATCTAGAAGACATTCGTATCACTCCTTCTTCCAAAGTAAATCAAAG GTTCTCAACTACATCTTCATTTAGTAAAAGAGGTTCACAAAGCCAAACAACATCAAGAGGAGTTGATTTTGAGTCAGATGAG GATGATCCATTCCAAAGCGCCACGACATCACGAAGAAATAGATGA
- the C1H11orf97 gene encoding uncharacterized protein C11orf97 homolog isoform X3, with translation MVKGLFRVKGEGAKHPGAVAEGRKRRHSPVQNIAPGKKFVYVEPSRRVKEILQEELYFQKEEYHIKHPAAVALEGIWSLKKNFSIGGLKPASQNRNGLLLQPQFYSRHAGMKTTVELTAVSTEWFNHGSPICVYCTEKSVWSLGHRATAWAG, from the exons ATGGTCAAAGGTCTTTTTCGGGTCAAAGGGGAAGGGGCAAAACACCCCGGCGCTgtggcagaaggaagaaagaggcgGCACAGCCCGGTACAGAACATCGCCCCAG GGAAGAAATTTGTATATGTTGAGCCATCTAGGAGAGTTAAGGAAATCCTTCAAGAAgagctttattttcagaaagaagaataCCACATTAAACATCCAGCTGCAG TGGCTCTGGAAGGAATTTGGAGTCTGAAAAAGAATTTCTCCATTGGAGGCCTGAAACCAGCATCTCAGAACAGAAATGGTTTACTCTTACAGCCTCAGTTCTACTCAAGGCATGCAGGAATGAAAA CAACAGTGGAGCTTACTGCCGTTTCCACGGAGTGGTTCAACCACGGATCTCCCATTTGCGTATACTGTACCGAGAAGTCTGTGTGGTCCTTGGGCCACAGAGCGACAGCCTGGGCTGGTTGA
- the ANKRD49 gene encoding ankyrin repeat domain-containing protein 49 isoform X1, translated as MAPSAALARFPGSLAGAIGRPGLQSRPPGPRKGSPRRCCLKMSKSKHTAEKDVDERDDDSDELAEYTESFNQLELLETHRHLIPVGTQSCWSGQSDDEDDEQERSEEWYEMQEKKMEKNPEKLLLWAAENNRLSTVRRLLSEKLAPINARDEDQYTPLHRAAYSGHLDMARELVAQGADVHAQTVDGWTPLHSACKWNNTKVASFLLQQGADINAQTNGLLTPLHIAAGNKNSRETLELLLMNRYVKADLKNNLDETALDIARRTDVYHYLFEIVEDCINAVTP; from the exons ATGGCGCCGAGCGCCGCTCTCGCGAGATTTCCCGGCTCGCTCGCCGGCGCGATTGGCCGGCCGGGCCTTCAATCACGCCCGCCGGGCCCCCGGAAGGGCTCCCCGCGCAG ATGCTGCCtaaaaatgagtaaaagcaAACATACCGCTGAAAAGGACGTCGATGAAAGAGACGATGACAGCGACGAGCTAGCTGAGTACACGGAGAGCTTTaaccagctggagctgctggaaacGCACAGGCACTTGATTCCTGTGGGCACGCAGAGCTGTTGGTCGGGGCAGTCGGATGACGAAGATGATGAACAAGAGAGAAGCGAGGAATGGtatgaaatgcaagaaaaaaagatggaaaaaaatccagagaaactgctgctctgggcagccgAAAACAATCGG CTGAGTACAGTGAGGAGGCTCCTTTCCGAAAAGCTGGCCCCCATCAATGCTCGTGACGAAGATCAATACACTCCTCTCCATCGAGCTGCCTACAGCGGGCACTTGGACATGGCACGGGAATTGGTTGCCCAAGGGGCGGACGTTCACGCACAGACGGTGGATGGCTGGACGCCCCTGCACAGCGCGTGCAAGTGGAACAACACGAAAGTGGCCTCGTTCTTACTTCAGCAGGGCGCAGACATCAACGCCCAGACAAACGGCTTGCTGACACCGCTGCATATCGCTGCgggaaacaaaaacagcagagaaaccCTTGAACTTTTGCTGATGAATCGCTACGTGAAAGCAGACCTGAAAAATAATCTGGATGAAACTGCCCTCGACATCGCTAGGAGGACTGATGTATATCACTACCTTTTTGAAATAGTAGAAGACTGCATAAATGCTGTGACCCCTTAA
- the ANKRD49 gene encoding ankyrin repeat domain-containing protein 49 isoform X2 encodes MSKSKHTAEKDVDERDDDSDELAEYTESFNQLELLETHRHLIPVGTQSCWSGQSDDEDDEQERSEEWYEMQEKKMEKNPEKLLLWAAENNRLSTVRRLLSEKLAPINARDEDQYTPLHRAAYSGHLDMARELVAQGADVHAQTVDGWTPLHSACKWNNTKVASFLLQQGADINAQTNGLLTPLHIAAGNKNSRETLELLLMNRYVKADLKNNLDETALDIARRTDVYHYLFEIVEDCINAVTP; translated from the exons atgagtaaaagcaAACATACCGCTGAAAAGGACGTCGATGAAAGAGACGATGACAGCGACGAGCTAGCTGAGTACACGGAGAGCTTTaaccagctggagctgctggaaacGCACAGGCACTTGATTCCTGTGGGCACGCAGAGCTGTTGGTCGGGGCAGTCGGATGACGAAGATGATGAACAAGAGAGAAGCGAGGAATGGtatgaaatgcaagaaaaaaagatggaaaaaaatccagagaaactgctgctctgggcagccgAAAACAATCGG CTGAGTACAGTGAGGAGGCTCCTTTCCGAAAAGCTGGCCCCCATCAATGCTCGTGACGAAGATCAATACACTCCTCTCCATCGAGCTGCCTACAGCGGGCACTTGGACATGGCACGGGAATTGGTTGCCCAAGGGGCGGACGTTCACGCACAGACGGTGGATGGCTGGACGCCCCTGCACAGCGCGTGCAAGTGGAACAACACGAAAGTGGCCTCGTTCTTACTTCAGCAGGGCGCAGACATCAACGCCCAGACAAACGGCTTGCTGACACCGCTGCATATCGCTGCgggaaacaaaaacagcagagaaaccCTTGAACTTTTGCTGATGAATCGCTACGTGAAAGCAGACCTGAAAAATAATCTGGATGAAACTGCCCTCGACATCGCTAGGAGGACTGATGTATATCACTACCTTTTTGAAATAGTAGAAGACTGCATAAATGCTGTGACCCCTTAA
- the MRE11 gene encoding double-strand break repair protein MRE11 isoform X1, giving the protein MSALSSQDDEDTFKILIATDIHLGYLEKDPVRGNDTFVTFNEILEQAQKNEVDFVLLGGDLFHDNKPSRKTIHSCLESLRKYCMGDRPIHFEILSDQAVNFQYSKFPWVNYQDGNLNISIPIFSIHGNHDDPTGADALCALDILSCAGLVNHFGRSASVEKIDISPILLRKGGTKIALYGLGAIPDERLYRMFVNKQVTMLRPKEDEDSWFNLFVIHQNRSKHGATNYIPEQFLDDFINLVVWGHEHECKIAPVPNEQQNFYVSQPGSAVVTSLSPGEAVKKHIGLLHVKGKKMKMHKIALETVRTFYMEDVVLADHPDLFNPDNPKVTQAIQAFCMEKVEMMLDNAERERLGNPRQPEKPLIRLRVDYTGGFEPFSIFRFSQKYVDKVANPKDIIHFFRRREQKAKNGSNINFGDLVSRPVSDGMTLRVEDLVKQYFQTAEKKVQLSLLTERGMGEAVQEFVDKEEKDAIEELVKFQLEKTQRFLKERHIDAVEEKIDEEVRKFRECRRKNAEEEDEEVREAMTRARAHRSEDAVLVSASSDEELMDTGAKASGDSDDDLPATVTRGRGRGRGRARGARGQNSTVRGSSRRGRGNTSQESATSSRTYKSVPAKNKSIMDAFKSLKTEPFQNSSKSFSEDIIDDDSDLEDIRITPSSKVNQRFSTTSSFSKRGSQSQTTSRGVDFESDEDDPFQSATTSRRNR; this is encoded by the exons ATGAGCGCCCTCAGCTCGCA GGATGATGAAGATACCTTTAAAATACTGATTGCTACTGATATTCATCTTGGCTACTTGGAGAAGGACCCAGTGCGTGGAAATGACACGTTTGTAACTTTTAATGAAATCTTGGAGCAGGctcaaaaaaatgaa GTGGACTTTGTTTTATTAGGTGGGGACCTCTTTCATGACAACAAACCTTCCAGGAAAACAATTCATTCTTGTTTAGAGTCGCTGAGAAAATACTGCATGGGTGATCGTCCTATTCACTTTGAGATTTTAAGTGATCAGGCAGTTAATTTTCAATACAGCAA GTTTCCATGGGTGAACTACCAAGATGGAAATCTCAACATTTCTATTCCGATTTTTAGTATTCATGGCAATCACGATGATCCAACAGGG GCAGATGCACTGTGTGCATTGGATATTTTAAGCTGTGCAGGATTGGTGAATCACTTCGGGCGTTCAGCTTCTGTGGAGAAAATAGATATTAGCCCCATTTTATTGCGTAAGGGTGGAACAAAAATTGCTCTGTATGGCTTAG GAGCCATTCCAGACGAGAGGTTGTATCGTATGTTTGTCAATAAACAAGTAACCATGCTGAGACCAAAGGAAGATGAGGACAGTTGGTTTAACTTGTTTGTGATTCATCAAAACAG GAGCAAACATGGAGCCACCAACTACATTCCAGAGCAGTTTTTGGATGACTTTATTAATCTTGTTGTGTGGGGTCATGAACATGAGTGTAAAATAGCTCCAGTCCCAAATGAACAGCAAAATTTCTATGTTTCTCAGCCGGGAAGTGCGGTGGTGACATCTCTGTCCCCTGGAGAAGCTgtgaagaa ACACATCGGTTTGCTGCatgttaaagggaaaaaaatgaaaatgcacaaGATTGCTCTAGAAACAGTGCGAACATTCTACATGGAGGATGTTGTCCTAGCTGATCATCCAGATCTTTTTAATCCTGACAATCCTAAAGTAACTCAGGCAATACAAGCATTCTGCATGGAAAAG GTTGAAATGATGCTGGATAACGCAGAAAGAGAACGCCTAGGAAATCCACGCCAGCCGGAAAAGCCTCTCATAAGATTACGA GTTGATTATACAGGTGGCTTTGAGCCATTCAGCATCTTTCGTTTTAGCCAGAAGTACGTGGATAAGGTGGCTAACCCAAAAGACATCATACACTTCTTCAGACGTCgtgagcaaaaagcaaaaaatg gaAGCAATATTAATTTTGGAGACCTGGTCAGCAGACCTGTTTCTGATGGGATGACACTGAGAGTGGAAGACCTCgtaaagcagtattttcagaCAGCAGAGAAG AAAGTACAGCTTTCACTTCTAACGGAAAGAGGAATGGGAGAAGCAGTGCAGGAGTTTGTGGACAAAGAGGAGAAAGATGCTATAGAAGAGCTTGTGAAATTTCAACTAGAAAAAACACAGAGGTTTCTTAAGGAGCGTCACATTGatgcagtggaagaaaaaatagatgagGAG GTGCGAAAATTTAGGGAGTGTAGAAGAAAAAACGCcgaagaggaggatgaggaagtTCGTGAG GCAATGACCAGGGCTAGAGCTCACAGATCTGAAGACGCGGTTCTTGTGTCAGCCTCCAGTGATGAAGAGCTCATGGATACAGGGGCGAAGGCCTCCGGTGATTCAGATGATGACCTTCCTGCAACAGTGACTCGAGGAAGGGGTCGGGGGAGAGGTAGGGCAAGAGGTGCAAGAGGACAAAATTCAACAGTAAGAGGGTCGTCTCGAAGGGGAAGAG GAAACACTAGCCAAGAGTCAGCTACTAGCAGCAGAACCTACAAGTCTGTCCCTGCCAAGAATAAGTCGATCATGGATG cCTTTAAGTCTTTGAAAACAGAGCCCTTCCAGAATTCATCTAAATCTTTCTCTGAG GATATTATAGATGATGACTCAGATCTAGAAGACATTCGTATCACTCCTTCTTCCAAAGTAAATCAAAG GTTCTCAACTACATCTTCATTTAGTAAAAGAGGTTCACAAAGCCAAACAACATCAAGAGGAGTTGATTTTGAGTCAGATGAG GATGATCCATTCCAAAGCGCCACGACATCACGAAGAAATAGATGA
- the FUT4 gene encoding alpha-(1,3)-fucosyltransferase 4, translated as MEPCPRRSCPRRWRRLWRRRWALAAGLLGAALALFACLRQPQPRVPTTGRAGDEVTVLLWWEPFGRPRRPADCRRRYNVTGCRLSADRGRLGEARAVLFHHRDLALHGAQGLPRGPPPRPPRQLWVWMNFESPSHSPGLQGLGGVFNWTMSYRRDSDVFVPYGYLYALPEPRPFVLPRKTRLVAWVISNWNEEHARVRYYRQLKEHLAIDVYGAQGLALVEGSVVKTVSAYKFYLAFENSQHTDYITEKLWRNAFAASAVPVVLGPRRANYERFIPANSFIHVDDFPSPRLLATYLKFLDKNKPNYRRYFAWRNKYEVHVTSFWDEHYCKVCEAVRTAGNQVKTVRNLASWFES; from the coding sequence ATGGAGCCGTGCCCCCGCCGCAGCTGCCCCAGGAGATGGCGGCGGCtgtggcggcggcgctgggcgcTGGCGGCCGGGCTGCTGGGGGCCGCGCTCGCTTTGTTCGCCTGCCTCCggcagccgcagccccgggtCCCGACGACGGGCCGGGCAGGGGACGAGGTGACCGTGCTGCTGTGGTGGGAGCCCTTCGgccgcccccggcgccccgcaGACTGCCGGCGGCGCTACAACGTGACGGGCTGCCGCCTCAGCGCCGACCGCGGCCGGCTGGGCGAGGCGAGGGCCGTGCTCTTCCACCACCGCGACCTGGCCCTGCACGGAGCCCAGGGGCTGCCCCGAGggcccccgcctcgccccccgCGCCAGCTCTGGGTGTGGATGAACTTCGAGTCGCCCTCGCATTCCCCCGGCTTGCAGGGTCTGGGCGGCGTCTTCAACTGGACCATGTCCTACCGGAGGGACTCGGACGTCTTCGTGCCCTACGGGTACCTCTACGCGCTGCCGGAGCCCCGGCCCTTCGTGCTGCCCCGCAAGACCAGGCTGGTGGCGTGGGTGATCAGTAACTGGAACGAGGAGCACGCCCGGGTGCGCTACTACCGGCAGCTGAAGGAGCACCTGGCCATCGACGTGTACGGGGCGCAGGGGCTGGCGCTGGTGGAGGGCAGCGTGGTGAAGACGGTGTCGGCCTACAAGTTCTACCTGGCCTTCGAGAACTCGCAGCACACCGACTACATCACCGAGAAGCTCTGGAGGAACGCCTTCGCCGCCAGCGCCGTGCCCGTCGTCCTCGGCCCCCGCAGGGCCAACTACGAGCGCTTCATCCCTGCCAACTCCTTCATCCACGTCGACgacttccccagccccaggctgctggcCACCTACCTGAAATTCCTTGATAAAAACAAGCCTAACTACAGGAGGTATTTTGCCTGGCGGAACAAGTACGAGGTCCACGTCACTTCTTTCTGGGACGAGCATTACTGCAAGGTTTGCGAGGCTGTGAGGACAGCTGGGAATCAAGTCAAGACGGTACGAAATCTGGCCAGCTGGTTTGAAAGCTGA
- the C1H11orf97 gene encoding uncharacterized protein C11orf97 homolog isoform X2, producing MRAASGEQPAEEAEETDSDGRGEAARGGQPCERGGPRLASPPHPGSRFLALSPPQGPLPGYSGHHGGKKFVYVEPSRRVKEILQEELYFQKEEYHIKHPAAVALEGIWSLKKNFSIGGLKPASQNRNGLLLQPQFYSRHAGMKTTVELTAVSTEWFNHGSPICVYCTEKSVWSLGHRATAWAG from the exons ATGAGGGCGGCGAGCGGCGAGCAGCCGGCGGAGGAGGCCGAGGAGACGGACAGCGATGGCCGCGGCGAGGCGGCGAGAGGCGGGCAGCCCTGTGAGCGCGGCGGCCCCCGGCTCGCCTCACCGCCTCACCCGGGCAGCCGCTTCCTTGCCCTTTCCCCGCCTCAGGGTCCCCTCCCCGGCTACTCTGGGCACCACGGGG GGAAGAAATTTGTATATGTTGAGCCATCTAGGAGAGTTAAGGAAATCCTTCAAGAAgagctttattttcagaaagaagaataCCACATTAAACATCCAGCTGCAG TGGCTCTGGAAGGAATTTGGAGTCTGAAAAAGAATTTCTCCATTGGAGGCCTGAAACCAGCATCTCAGAACAGAAATGGTTTACTCTTACAGCCTCAGTTCTACTCAAGGCATGCAGGAATGAAAA CAACAGTGGAGCTTACTGCCGTTTCCACGGAGTGGTTCAACCACGGATCTCCCATTTGCGTATACTGTACCGAGAAGTCTGTGTGGTCCTTGGGCCACAGAGCGACAGCCTGGGCTGGTTGA
- the C1H11orf97 gene encoding uncharacterized protein C11orf97 homolog isoform X4 — MRAASGEQPAEEAEETDSDGRGEAARGGQPWKKFVYVEPSRRVKEILQEELYFQKEEYHIKHPAAVALEGIWSLKKNFSIGGLKPASQNRNGLLLQPQFYSRHAGMKTTVELTAVSTEWFNHGSPICVYCTEKSVWSLGHRATAWAG, encoded by the exons ATGAGGGCGGCGAGCGGCGAGCAGCCGGCGGAGGAGGCCGAGGAGACGGACAGCGATGGCCGCGGCGAGGCGGCGAGAGGCGGGCAGCCCT GGAAGAAATTTGTATATGTTGAGCCATCTAGGAGAGTTAAGGAAATCCTTCAAGAAgagctttattttcagaaagaagaataCCACATTAAACATCCAGCTGCAG TGGCTCTGGAAGGAATTTGGAGTCTGAAAAAGAATTTCTCCATTGGAGGCCTGAAACCAGCATCTCAGAACAGAAATGGTTTACTCTTACAGCCTCAGTTCTACTCAAGGCATGCAGGAATGAAAA CAACAGTGGAGCTTACTGCCGTTTCCACGGAGTGGTTCAACCACGGATCTCCCATTTGCGTATACTGTACCGAGAAGTCTGTGTGGTCCTTGGGCCACAGAGCGACAGCCTGGGCTGGTTGA